Proteins from a genomic interval of Desulfovibrio piger:
- a CDS encoding GntR family transcriptional regulator, protein MQPLQLSPRYSEALPMYYRLQQTLIDKIICQDWKAGMQLPSEREIAATMGISVGTVRKALENMVHKGYLSRIQGKGTFVAENTLDRNNVKYYRLRKSLTDQDTSLRVRTISIAKASRTDPVISDFSPAPDIQEFLKVSRVFLGKDGETFCPVVMSESYIPLPFGEGLMNISPAEMEELSLYLLIEKYCHFPVLRSCEQLGVECASRDVAHYLEEKEGTPMIRSNMLSMTYEDRIVEFRRSLIRPCPFGLMRFHEFRK, encoded by the coding sequence ATGCAACCTTTGCAGCTCTCCCCCCGTTATTCCGAGGCCCTGCCCATGTACTACCGTCTGCAGCAGACCCTGATCGACAAGATCATCTGCCAGGACTGGAAGGCCGGCATGCAGCTGCCCTCCGAGCGCGAGATCGCCGCGACCATGGGGATCAGCGTCGGGACTGTCCGCAAGGCGCTGGAAAACATGGTCCACAAGGGCTATCTGAGCCGGATCCAGGGCAAGGGCACCTTCGTGGCCGAGAACACCCTGGATAGGAACAACGTAAAGTACTACAGGTTGCGCAAAAGCCTTACGGACCAGGATACCTCGCTGCGTGTGAGGACGATATCCATAGCCAAGGCCTCGCGGACCGATCCCGTCATCAGCGATTTTTCGCCGGCGCCGGACATCCAGGAGTTCCTCAAGGTCAGCCGTGTGTTCCTGGGGAAGGACGGCGAGACGTTCTGTCCCGTCGTCATGAGCGAGTCCTACATCCCGCTCCCGTTCGGAGAAGGGCTCATGAACATCTCTCCGGCAGAGATGGAAGAGCTTTCGCTGTATCTGCTGATAGAAAAGTACTGCCATTTCCCCGTATTGCGCAGCTGTGAGCAGCTGGGGGTGGAATGCGCCTCCCGGGATGTGGCGCATTATCTGGAAGAGAAGGAAGGGACCCCCATGATCCGCTCCAACATGCTTTCCATGACCTATGAGGATCGCATCGTGGAGTTCCGGCGCAGTCTGATCCGGCCCTGTCCCTTCGGGCTCATGCGCTTCCATGAATTCAGGAAGTGA
- a CDS encoding substrate-binding domain-containing protein, producing MKFSRMASLVCLLCLFPLSVPVQAADSLKISSTIGPVDAGILPLLADTFSKKTGIAISMEKAGTGKTLKKAESGTFDLVMVHARKLEDAFVAAGFGVDRRDVMYNDFVILGPAGDPAGIKGMKSAAEAFATIAKAGVPFVSRGDKSGTHVKEMDIWQAAGIQPAGAWYEVYADGAKGNKATTLYTDKKQAYTLMDRATWLTLKDTVKVVPLVENDPIMLNLIAIIRVNPDKFPQVHKDAALKFADWLVGDEAQTIIRDFGKDKYGQPLFFPNSDQWNAKHGK from the coding sequence ATGAAGTTTTCCCGTATGGCCAGCCTGGTCTGCCTGCTGTGTCTGTTCCCCTTGTCCGTCCCCGTCCAGGCCGCGGACAGCCTGAAGATCTCCAGCACCATCGGTCCGGTGGATGCCGGTATCCTGCCGCTGCTGGCCGATACCTTCAGCAAAAAGACCGGTATCGCCATCAGCATGGAAAAAGCCGGGACCGGCAAGACCCTGAAAAAGGCGGAAAGCGGCACCTTCGACCTGGTGATGGTCCATGCCCGCAAGCTTGAGGACGCCTTTGTGGCTGCCGGTTTCGGTGTGGATCGCCGCGATGTCATGTACAATGACTTCGTCATCCTGGGCCCTGCCGGTGACCCGGCGGGCATCAAGGGCATGAAGAGCGCTGCCGAGGCCTTTGCCACCATCGCCAAGGCCGGTGTGCCCTTCGTCTCCCGCGGGGACAAGTCCGGTACCCATGTCAAGGAAATGGATATCTGGCAGGCTGCCGGCATCCAGCCCGCTGGTGCCTGGTATGAGGTCTATGCCGACGGCGCCAAGGGCAACAAGGCCACGACGCTCTATACGGACAAGAAGCAGGCCTACACCCTGATGGACCGCGCCACCTGGCTGACCCTCAAGGATACGGTCAAGGTCGTGCCTCTGGTGGAGAACGACCCCATCATGCTCAACCTTATCGCCATCATCCGGGTCAATCCCGACAAATTTCCCCAGGTCCACAAGGATGCGGCCCTGAAGTTCGCGGACTGGCTGGTGGGCGATGAAGCCCAGACCATCATCCGTGATTTCGGCAAGGACAAGTACGGGCAGCCCCTGTTCTTCCCCAATTCCGATCAGTGGAACGCCAAGCACGGCAAGTAG
- a CDS encoding AraC family transcriptional regulator, which yields MLDPHAELLRINARIKEILLQHMPRTGTYHSPVPGLVTRRLETCHTTTTCLGKPSASIIVQGEKIAMLGDREIHYGEGQCLVTGIDMPNAFRVLQACHDHPFLAMSLELDRSLTGQMVKELADAVPPAARPDSGVILGTTSPELLDAFLRLARLLDTPERIPILAPLVIREIHYLLLIGPQGAGLRQLNTHGTQANSIAQATDWLRKNYRKPLLVSQLARQVNMGTSTFHRHFKEVTGMSPLQYHKRLRLYEAQRLMLAGEMDAGSAGLAVGYESTAQFNREYKRLFGEPPLRDLKRMRRHDACPSENSH from the coding sequence ATGCTCGACCCGCACGCTGAACTGCTCCGTATCAATGCCCGCATCAAGGAGATCCTGCTCCAGCACATGCCCCGCACGGGCACGTACCACAGCCCCGTGCCCGGACTGGTCACGCGCAGGCTCGAGACCTGCCACACCACCACGACCTGCCTCGGCAAGCCTTCGGCATCCATCATCGTGCAAGGAGAAAAGATCGCCATGCTGGGGGACCGGGAGATCCATTACGGGGAGGGCCAGTGCCTGGTCACGGGCATCGACATGCCCAACGCCTTCCGCGTCCTCCAGGCCTGCCATGACCACCCCTTCCTGGCCATGTCGCTGGAGCTGGACAGGAGCCTGACCGGCCAGATGGTCAAGGAACTGGCCGATGCCGTCCCGCCTGCGGCCCGCCCGGACAGCGGCGTCATCCTGGGCACGACCAGCCCCGAACTGCTGGATGCCTTCCTGCGTCTGGCCCGCCTGCTGGATACGCCGGAACGGATCCCCATCCTTGCGCCGCTGGTCATCCGCGAGATCCACTACCTGCTGCTCATCGGGCCGCAGGGCGCCGGGCTGCGTCAGCTCAATACCCACGGCACCCAGGCCAACAGCATCGCCCAGGCTACGGACTGGCTCCGCAAGAACTACCGCAAGCCCCTGCTGGTGAGCCAGCTGGCCCGCCAGGTCAACATGGGCACATCGACCTTCCACCGACATTTCAAGGAGGTCACGGGCATGAGCCCGCTGCAGTATCACAAGCGGCTGCGCCTGTACGAGGCCCAGCGTCTGATGCTGGCCGGCGAGATGGATGCGGGCAGCGCGGGGCTGGCTGTAGGCTACGAAAGCACGGCCCAGTTCAATCGTGAGTACAAGCGCCTCTTTGGCGAACCGCCCCTCCGCGATCTGAAAAGGATGCGCCGCCACGACGCCTGCCCCTCTGAAAACTCCCACTGA
- the gdhA gene encoding NADP-specific glutamate dehydrogenase — protein sequence MSYAQRVIEGLKQKYASEPVFLQAVEEVLMTLQPLLDKDAKYEKYKILERITEPERIISFRVEWVDDKGEIQVNRGYRVQYNSAIGPYKGGLRFHPSVNLGILKFLGFEQIFKNSLTGLAIGGGKGGSDFDPKGKSETEVMRFCQAFMTELHRHIGATIDVPAGDIGVGGREVGYMFGQFKRLTRSYEGVLTGKNLLFGGSLARTEATGYGAVYFAQNMLEDRGESLEGKVCAVSGAGNVATYCCEKLLQLGAKPVTVSDSRGMIYDPEGIKVDMLKQVKEVERASLTRYAELVPTAKHTPVAEYPEGRNAVWSVPCFAAFPCATQNELNLADAKALLASGCKCVAEGANMPSTLEAVHAFLEAGIAYGPAKAANAGGVATSQLEMQQNAGMQSWTFETVDGKLKDIMGNIYKNAAETAKEFGQPGNLVLGANIAGFRKVADAMIAQGVC from the coding sequence ATGTCTTACGCTCAACGAGTCATTGAAGGCCTGAAACAGAAGTACGCCAGCGAACCTGTCTTCCTCCAGGCCGTGGAAGAAGTGCTGATGACCCTCCAGCCCCTGCTGGACAAAGACGCCAAGTACGAAAAGTACAAGATCCTCGAGCGCATCACCGAGCCCGAACGCATCATCAGCTTCCGCGTGGAATGGGTGGACGACAAGGGTGAGATCCAGGTCAACCGCGGCTACCGCGTGCAGTACAACTCCGCCATCGGCCCCTACAAGGGCGGCCTGCGCTTCCATCCCAGCGTGAACCTGGGCATCCTCAAGTTCCTGGGCTTCGAACAGATCTTCAAGAACTCCCTGACCGGTCTGGCCATCGGCGGCGGCAAGGGCGGTTCCGACTTCGATCCCAAGGGCAAGTCCGAGACCGAAGTCATGCGCTTCTGCCAGGCCTTCATGACCGAGCTGCACCGTCACATCGGTGCCACCATCGACGTGCCCGCCGGTGACATCGGCGTGGGCGGCCGCGAAGTGGGCTACATGTTCGGCCAGTTCAAGCGCCTGACCCGCAGCTACGAAGGCGTGCTGACCGGCAAGAACCTGCTCTTCGGCGGTTCCCTGGCCCGTACGGAAGCCACCGGCTACGGTGCCGTGTATTTTGCCCAGAACATGCTGGAAGACCGCGGCGAAAGCCTGGAAGGCAAAGTCTGCGCCGTTTCCGGTGCCGGCAACGTGGCCACCTACTGCTGCGAAAAGCTGCTCCAGCTGGGCGCCAAGCCCGTCACCGTGTCCGACTCCCGCGGCATGATCTATGATCCCGAAGGCATCAAGGTCGACATGCTCAAGCAGGTGAAGGAAGTGGAACGCGCTTCCCTGACCCGTTACGCCGAACTGGTGCCCACCGCCAAGCACACCCCTGTGGCCGAATACCCCGAAGGCCGCAATGCCGTGTGGTCCGTGCCCTGCTTCGCCGCCTTCCCCTGCGCCACCCAGAACGAACTGAACCTGGCTGACGCCAAGGCCCTGCTGGCCAGCGGCTGCAAGTGCGTGGCCGAAGGCGCCAACATGCCCTCCACCCTGGAAGCCGTGCACGCCTTCCTGGAAGCCGGTATCGCCTACGGCCCGGCCAAGGCTGCCAACGCCGGCGGCGTGGCCACCAGCCAGCTGGAAATGCAGCAGAACGCCGGCATGCAGAGCTGGACCTTCGAGACCGTCGACGGCAAGCTGAAGGACATCATGGGCAACATCTACAAGAATGCTGCCGAGACCGCCAAGGAATTCGGCCAGCCCGGCAACCTGGTGCTGGGTGCCAACATCGCCGGCTTCCGCAAGGTGGCCGATGCCATGATCGCTCAGGGCGTCTGCTAA
- a CDS encoding nitroreductase family protein has protein sequence MDLFEAIRTRRSIRSFTDEPVSQEDMDRMLEAAMCAPSANNRQLWHFVVIRDREMLRKVAEVHPYAKMAAGAAAAVIICADLNEEKTPGFWVQDCSAATQNFMLAARALNIGTVWCGLHPIEDRARPFREIFHMPENIRPLSLIVLGHTDQEFKAQERFRAERVHNEDW, from the coding sequence ATGGACTTGTTTGAAGCGATCAGGACCCGGCGCAGTATCCGTTCCTTCACCGACGAACCCGTCAGCCAGGAAGATATGGACCGCATGCTGGAGGCCGCCATGTGCGCTCCCAGCGCCAACAACCGCCAGCTCTGGCATTTTGTCGTGATCCGTGACCGCGAGATGCTGCGCAAGGTGGCGGAGGTCCATCCCTACGCCAAGATGGCGGCAGGCGCAGCCGCAGCCGTCATCATCTGCGCCGATCTGAACGAAGAGAAGACCCCCGGGTTCTGGGTCCAGGATTGCTCGGCGGCCACGCAGAACTTCATGCTGGCGGCGCGTGCCCTGAACATCGGCACGGTCTGGTGCGGTCTGCATCCCATCGAGGACAGGGCCCGGCCGTTCCGCGAGATCTTCCACATGCCGGAGAACATCCGTCCCCTGAGCCTGATCGTGCTTGGACATACGGATCAGGAATTCAAGGCTCAGGAACGCTTCCGCGCTGAACGTGTCCATAACGAAGACTGGTAA
- a CDS encoding cation:proton antiporter domain-containing protein: MHFELLDELVIIFLLSIVVNLVCNKIKLTATVGFLLTGVLCGPSLLGIVDSQSISDVAELGVAMLLFTIGMELSGEALSRLKRPVFLGGSLQIGLTVLAIAGLTALLDGTSLPSGIFWGCLVALSSSAIVLQIFQQKGLTSTPTGRLSLAILVFQDIMVAPMMLCVPLLSGQFHMAPLDMLLSVLKVGGILGAVLLAAHLGLNRFMEAVMRTRSRELLFLSTLGTCFGMALLTHSLGLSLSLGAFLAGLMLARSQYSMSVISGIMPYRDVFMSLFFISVGMMLDLSFFLQHIWAILFNTLLFILIKSLLTMPAVLVQGYPLRTAIQTSLCLAQVGEFSFVLAASGLAAGLLNDIGYQSFLALSVITMMLTPFLINLAPRAAALLTRGRGKEASSPEAEQQKASTLKDHLIIVGFGISGKHLAQVAKESGIPYTILEMNPETVSRYKNKEPISHGDASQPVILEHLGVYTARVLAIIISDPAAVRAITLEARRMNPDLYIVARTRFITEVAPLRRLGANVVIAEEFETSIEVFNQVLTQYLVPRQDIDAFSARLRQQNYRMIRRMSSAADSLESVASRLPEMGVQTMRLEAGSPLCGLSLAQSNLRREYAVTVVAVARSEQEVVASPPADFVMEAGDLLYLFGKTDKLFAVKPVICAAPATPATATAQEAHQA; encoded by the coding sequence ATGCATTTTGAACTGCTCGATGAACTGGTCATCATTTTCCTGCTTTCCATCGTCGTCAACCTTGTATGCAACAAGATAAAGCTGACGGCAACCGTAGGATTTTTGCTGACCGGCGTATTGTGCGGGCCTTCCCTGCTGGGCATCGTGGACAGCCAGTCCATCAGCGATGTGGCGGAGCTGGGCGTGGCCATGCTGCTGTTCACCATCGGTATGGAGCTGTCCGGCGAGGCCCTGAGCCGTCTGAAACGCCCCGTGTTCCTGGGGGGCAGCCTGCAGATCGGCCTGACGGTGCTGGCCATAGCCGGCCTCACCGCCCTTCTGGACGGGACAAGCCTGCCCAGCGGTATTTTCTGGGGCTGTCTCGTGGCCCTGTCCTCTTCGGCCATCGTCTTGCAGATTTTTCAGCAGAAAGGCCTTACCAGCACGCCGACGGGGCGTCTTTCTCTGGCCATCCTTGTTTTTCAGGACATCATGGTCGCGCCCATGATGCTCTGTGTGCCCCTGCTGTCCGGGCAGTTCCATATGGCGCCCCTGGACATGCTGCTGTCGGTGCTGAAGGTGGGCGGCATCCTCGGGGCCGTGCTGCTGGCCGCGCATCTGGGCCTCAACCGCTTCATGGAAGCGGTCATGCGCACCCGCTCGCGCGAGCTGCTCTTCCTCTCGACCCTGGGCACCTGTTTCGGCATGGCACTGCTGACCCACAGCCTGGGCCTTTCCCTTTCGCTGGGCGCTTTTTTGGCGGGCCTGATGCTGGCCCGTTCCCAGTACAGCATGAGCGTCATCTCGGGCATCATGCCCTACCGTGACGTTTTCATGAGCCTGTTCTTCATCTCCGTGGGCATGATGCTGGATCTCTCCTTCTTCCTCCAGCACATCTGGGCCATCCTGTTCAACACCCTGCTGTTCATCCTGATCAAGAGCCTGCTGACCATGCCCGCCGTCCTGGTGCAGGGCTACCCGCTGCGTACGGCCATCCAGACCTCCCTCTGCCTCGCGCAGGTCGGTGAATTCTCCTTCGTGCTGGCCGCCTCCGGTCTGGCCGCCGGTCTGCTCAACGACATCGGCTACCAGTCCTTCCTGGCCCTGAGCGTCATCACCATGATGCTCACGCCCTTCCTCATCAATCTGGCCCCCCGCGCCGCCGCCCTGCTGACCAGGGGACGCGGCAAGGAAGCCTCCAGCCCGGAAGCAGAACAGCAGAAGGCCAGCACCCTCAAGGATCATCTCATCATCGTGGGCTTCGGCATCAGCGGCAAACACCTGGCCCAGGTGGCCAAGGAATCCGGCATCCCCTACACCATCCTGGAGATGAACCCCGAGACCGTGAGCCGCTACAAGAACAAGGAGCCCATCTCGCACGGGGACGCCTCCCAGCCTGTCATCCTTGAGCATCTGGGCGTCTACACGGCCCGTGTCCTGGCCATCATCATCTCCGACCCGGCGGCCGTGCGCGCCATCACCCTGGAGGCCCGGCGCATGAACCCCGACCTCTACATCGTGGCCCGCACCCGCTTCATCACCGAGGTCGCCCCGCTGCGCCGTCTGGGAGCCAATGTGGTCATCGCCGAGGAATTCGAGACCTCCATCGAGGTGTTCAACCAGGTGCTGACCCAGTATCTGGTGCCCCGTCAGGATATCGACGCCTTCTCCGCCCGTCTGCGCCAGCAGAATTACCGCATGATCCGGCGCATGAGCAGTGCTGCGGACAGTCTGGAAAGCGTTGCCAGCCGTCTGCCCGAAATGGGAGTGCAGACCATGCGGCTGGAGGCAGGTTCCCCCCTGTGCGGCCTCAGCCTTGCCCAGAGCAACCTGCGCCGGGAATACGCCGTGACCGTGGTGGCCGTGGCCCGCAGCGAACAGGAGGTAGTGGCCTCCCCGCCTGCCGACTTCGTCATGGAAGCCGGGGATCTGCTCTACCTGTTCGGCAAAACGGACAAGCTCTTTGCCGTCAAGCCGGTCATTTGTGCCGCTCCTGCGACACCTGCAACAGCGACCGCCCAGGAGGCCCACCAGGCCTGA
- a CDS encoding CoA-binding protein: MLSFTAIRDVLQRSRSIAIVGAKDKAGQPVDRVGRYLLDKGYTIFPVHPVRKTVWGLTAYPDLASLPQPVDIIDLFRAPQYCPAHAQEVRALPWKPLCFWMQEGICSAEARALLEPEQILVVEDLCLMVEHARLLTLQK, encoded by the coding sequence ATGCTTTCGTTTACCGCCATCCGGGACGTACTCCAGCGATCCCGCAGCATCGCCATCGTAGGCGCCAAGGACAAAGCCGGGCAGCCCGTGGACAGAGTGGGCCGCTATCTGCTGGACAAGGGCTATACCATCTTTCCGGTGCACCCTGTCCGCAAGACCGTCTGGGGCCTGACGGCCTATCCCGATCTGGCGTCCCTGCCCCAGCCGGTGGACATCATCGACCTTTTCCGTGCTCCCCAGTACTGTCCCGCCCATGCGCAGGAAGTGCGGGCCCTGCCCTGGAAGCCCCTCTGCTTCTGGATGCAGGAGGGCATCTGCTCCGCCGAGGCGCGTGCCCTGCTGGAGCCTGAACAGATCCTGGTGGTGGAGGATCTCTGCCTCATGGTCGAACACGCCCGCCTGCTCACTTTGCAAAAATAA
- a CDS encoding YkgJ family cysteine cluster protein: MSQETQAFSCKMCGHCCKGKGGIVVSPSDLKRLCATLRMEEEEVIRQFGEYVGTKLKIRVGEDGYCIFFREGKGCIVHEGKPSICKAWPFFRGNIEDPVSLHLAKDFCPGIPKEISHADFAAQGKRYLQENGLLASDRSCEANALILDK; the protein is encoded by the coding sequence ATGAGCCAAGAAACCCAGGCCTTTTCCTGTAAGATGTGCGGCCATTGCTGCAAGGGGAAAGGCGGTATCGTCGTCAGCCCCTCCGACCTGAAGCGGCTCTGCGCCACTCTCCGTATGGAAGAGGAAGAGGTGATACGCCAGTTTGGGGAATATGTGGGGACCAAACTCAAGATCCGCGTGGGCGAAGACGGCTACTGCATCTTCTTCCGGGAAGGCAAAGGCTGCATCGTCCATGAAGGCAAGCCTTCCATCTGCAAAGCCTGGCCTTTTTTCCGGGGCAATATAGAAGACCCCGTCAGCCTGCATCTGGCCAAGGATTTTTGTCCCGGCATCCCCAAAGAGATCAGCCATGCCGACTTTGCCGCCCAGGGCAAACGCTATCTGCAGGAAAACGGCCTGCTGGCCAGTGACCGCAGCTGCGAGGCCAATGCCCTGATCCTGGATAAATAG